A stretch of the Aegilops tauschii subsp. strangulata cultivar AL8/78 chromosome 4, Aet v6.0, whole genome shotgun sequence genome encodes the following:
- the LOC109744357 gene encoding expansin-A24, translated as MASAPARAIAVVALMFACSGLAMAADKAPTWLRAHATFYGGADASDTMGGACGYGNLYSAGYGTRTAALSQVLFNDGAACGQCYKIACDRKLADPMFCKPGVTVTITATNLCPPNYALPSDNGDWCNPPMPHFDMAQPAWEKIGVYKGGIIPVMYQRVPCVKKGGVRFKIAGHHYFKLVNVFNVAADGSIKSMDVKSSDSDTWAPMARNWGANRQSLANLTGKMLSFRLTSTDGRTLVFNNIVPAGWTFGQTFASKLQF; from the exons ATGGCGTCGGCTCCAGCTCGAGCTATTGCGGTGGTGGCTCTCATGTTCGCGTGCTCTGGGTTGGCCATGGCCGCGGACAAAGCGCCGACATGGCTGAGGGCGCATGCCACGTTCTACGGCGGCGCTGATGCCTCTGACACCATGG GTGGGGCGTGTGGGTACGGCAACCTGTACTCGGCGGGCTACGGGACGCGGACGGCGGCGCTGAGCCAGGTGCTCTTCAATGACGGCGCGGCCTGCGGGCAGTGCTACAAGATTGCTTGTGACCGCAAGCTTGCGGACCCGATGTTCTGCAAACCAGGCGTCACGGTGACAATCACGGCCACGAACCTCTGCCCGCCTAACTATGCACTCCCGAGCGACAACGGAGACTGGTGCAATCCGCCGATGCCGCACTTCGACATGGCGCAGCCGGCCTGGGAGAAGATTGGTGTCTACAAGGGTGGCATCATCCCTGTCATGTACCAGAG GGTTCCATGCGTGAAGAAGGGTGGGGTGCGGTTCAAGATAGCTGGTCACCATTATTTTAAACTAGTTAACGTGTTCAACGTCGCAGCGGACGGCTCGATCAAATCGATGGATGTCAAGAGCTCTGATTCAGACACATGGGCGCCAATGGCTCGCAACTGGGGCGCGAACCGGCAATCTCTAGCTAATCTTACTGGAAAGATGCTCTCATTCAGATTGACCAGCACGGATGGGCGGACACTTGTGTTTAACAATATTGTGCCAGCTGGATGGACATTTGGGCAAACATTTGCGAGCAAATTACAGTTTTAA